One window of Agromyces rhizosphaerae genomic DNA carries:
- a CDS encoding Na+/H+ antiporter subunit A — MLVSLGLFALVWLLTPFATRLLGRRVFLVIAVLPAAVFAWLLAQLPLVVGVSAETGTSGELVEQLRWIPRLGIELGFRLDALSLLLALVVTGVGALVLLYCAWYFRDDEPSLGRFASLLLLFAGVMFGLVTADDVFALFIFWEATSVLSYLLIGHYTGRRESRGAALQALTVTTFGGLVMLVGLVLLAVAGETTSLATLLATPVTGAAAEWGIALVLVGAISKSALVPFHFWLPAAMAAPTPVSAYLHAAAMVKAGVYLVARLAPGYADLSVWHPIVIGLGVLTMLVGGWRALRQYDLKLLLAYGTVSQLGFLIVVVGFGTRDAALAGVALLLAHALFKSTLFLVVGIVDHAAGTRDWRELSGVGRRMPVLATFAGLAAASMAGLPPLIGFVAKEAVFEAFLEGVAHGEAWAWLALVGVVVGSILTVAYTVRFFWGAFWRRPGRDDTPLHDEGAGILISPVVLATAGVVAAFAITSIEPLLTAYADELPGPQEYHLALWHGLGPALALSALVFGVAALLVWLRRPVARFQAATPEWFDTSREYLSIVRGVDRFAAALTVFIQRRGLPGYVAVIVLVLIAGLGTGLLLNGAWPDEVRAWDFPAQPFVAAVMAVAAVAAAVASHRVTAILLVGVTGFGLVVLFGMSGAPDLALTQALVESLTLVAFVLVLRRLPKQIAQHNPPVRRRFRAIIGVLAGLAMGAVGLIALGARVEPSISGGLPELALEAHGKNIVNVMLVDIRAWDTLGEISVLVAVATGVASLIFVTGRTGAAPRLDSSAGRRDRVRPVVEQQDVPEDRATSRQAWLLAGRTLGPRNRSILIEVLVRLLFHPAIIVSVYLLFAGHNAPGGGFAGGLLAGLALVARYLAAGRYELGEAVPVDAGKLLGFGLLLAAGTATAPLVFGSTVFTSTWFEWHVPVLGEISFGTSTFFDIGVYLVVVALVLDILRSLGAEVDRHREEGMDAADGSGPGDEPGAPGASDADDDTAATAPVDTGTTPEEARP, encoded by the coding sequence ATGCTCGTCAGCCTCGGGCTGTTCGCGCTCGTGTGGCTGCTGACCCCGTTCGCCACCCGCCTGCTCGGACGCCGCGTCTTCCTCGTCATCGCCGTGCTGCCCGCGGCCGTGTTCGCCTGGCTGCTGGCGCAACTGCCGCTCGTCGTCGGCGTCAGTGCGGAGACGGGCACATCCGGCGAACTCGTCGAGCAGCTCCGCTGGATCCCCCGCCTCGGCATCGAGCTCGGCTTCCGCCTCGACGCGCTCTCGCTGCTGCTCGCGCTCGTCGTCACGGGCGTCGGCGCGCTCGTGCTGCTCTACTGCGCCTGGTACTTCCGCGACGACGAGCCGTCGCTCGGCAGGTTCGCCTCGCTGCTGCTGCTGTTCGCGGGCGTGATGTTCGGGCTCGTCACGGCCGACGACGTGTTCGCGCTGTTCATCTTCTGGGAGGCGACGAGCGTGCTCTCGTACCTCCTCATCGGCCACTACACGGGTCGCCGCGAGAGCCGCGGCGCGGCCCTCCAGGCGCTCACGGTCACGACCTTCGGCGGGCTCGTCATGCTCGTCGGGCTCGTGCTGCTCGCGGTCGCCGGCGAGACCACCTCGCTCGCGACGCTCCTCGCCACACCGGTCACCGGGGCCGCCGCCGAGTGGGGCATCGCGCTCGTGCTGGTGGGCGCGATCTCGAAGAGCGCGCTCGTGCCGTTCCACTTCTGGCTGCCGGCCGCGATGGCCGCCCCGACCCCGGTCAGCGCCTACCTGCACGCGGCCGCCATGGTGAAGGCGGGCGTCTACCTCGTGGCGCGTCTCGCGCCCGGGTACGCGGACCTGTCGGTGTGGCATCCGATCGTCATCGGCCTCGGCGTGCTGACGATGCTGGTGGGCGGCTGGCGCGCGCTGCGGCAGTACGACCTGAAGCTCCTGCTCGCGTACGGCACGGTCAGCCAGCTCGGCTTCCTGATCGTGGTCGTCGGGTTCGGCACGCGGGATGCGGCGCTGGCCGGCGTCGCCCTGCTGCTCGCGCACGCGCTGTTCAAGTCGACGCTGTTCCTCGTGGTCGGCATCGTCGACCACGCGGCGGGCACCCGCGACTGGCGCGAGCTGTCGGGGGTGGGGAGGCGCATGCCCGTGCTCGCGACGTTCGCCGGCCTCGCGGCCGCATCGATGGCCGGGCTCCCGCCGCTCATCGGGTTCGTGGCGAAGGAGGCCGTGTTCGAGGCGTTCCTCGAGGGCGTCGCGCACGGCGAGGCCTGGGCGTGGCTCGCGCTCGTCGGGGTGGTCGTCGGCTCGATCCTCACCGTCGCGTACACCGTGCGGTTCTTCTGGGGCGCGTTCTGGCGCCGGCCCGGGCGCGACGACACGCCCCTGCACGACGAGGGCGCGGGCATCCTCATCTCCCCCGTCGTGCTCGCGACCGCCGGCGTCGTCGCGGCGTTCGCGATCACGTCGATCGAGCCGCTGCTCACGGCCTACGCCGACGAGCTGCCCGGTCCGCAGGAGTACCACCTCGCGCTCTGGCACGGCCTCGGGCCCGCGCTCGCGCTCTCGGCGCTCGTGTTCGGCGTCGCGGCGCTGCTCGTCTGGCTGCGCCGCCCCGTCGCCCGGTTCCAGGCGGCGACGCCCGAGTGGTTCGACACCTCGCGCGAGTACCTCTCGATCGTGCGCGGCGTCGACCGGTTCGCGGCGGCGCTCACCGTGTTCATCCAGCGCCGCGGACTGCCGGGCTACGTCGCGGTCATCGTGCTCGTGCTCATCGCCGGACTCGGCACGGGCCTGCTGCTGAACGGAGCGTGGCCCGACGAGGTGCGCGCGTGGGACTTCCCCGCGCAGCCGTTCGTCGCCGCCGTGATGGCGGTCGCGGCCGTCGCCGCCGCGGTCGCGAGCCACCGGGTCACCGCGATCCTGCTCGTCGGCGTCACGGGCTTCGGCCTCGTGGTCCTCTTCGGCATGTCGGGCGCGCCCGACCTCGCGCTCACCCAGGCGCTGGTCGAGTCGCTCACCCTGGTCGCGTTCGTGCTCGTGCTGCGCCGGCTGCCGAAGCAGATCGCGCAGCACAACCCGCCCGTGCGGCGCCGGTTCCGCGCGATCATCGGCGTGCTCGCCGGCCTCGCGATGGGCGCGGTCGGGCTCATCGCGCTCGGTGCTCGCGTCGAGCCGTCGATCTCGGGCGGGCTGCCGGAGCTCGCACTCGAGGCGCACGGGAAGAACATCGTCAACGTCATGCTCGTCGACATCCGCGCGTGGGACACGCTCGGCGAGATCTCGGTGCTCGTCGCGGTCGCCACCGGCGTCGCGAGCCTCATCTTCGTGACCGGGCGCACGGGCGCCGCGCCCCGCCTCGACTCCTCCGCAGGACGCCGCGACCGCGTGCGTCCCGTCGTCGAGCAGCAGGACGTGCCCGAGGACCGCGCCACGAGCCGCCAGGCCTGGCTGCTCGCCGGCCGCACGCTGGGGCCGCGCAACCGCTCGATCCTCATCGAGGTGCTCGTGCGGCTGCTCTTCCACCCCGCGATCATCGTGTCGGTCTACCTGCTGTTCGCGGGCCACAACGCCCCGGGCGGCGGGTTCGCGGGCGGGCTGCTCGCGGGCCTCGCGCTCGTCGCCCGCTACCTCGCCGCCGGGCGCTACGAGCTCGGCGAGGCCGTGCCGGTCGACGCGGGCAAGCTGCTCGGCTTCGGCCTCCTGCTCGCCGCGGGCACCGCCACCGCGCCGCTCGTGTTCGGCTCGACCGTGTTCACCTCGACCTGGTTCGAATGGCACGTGCCGGTGCTCGGCGAGATCTCGTTCGGCACCTCGACCTTCTTCGACATCGGCGTGTACCTCGTGGTCGTCGCGCTCGTGCTCGACATCCTGCGCTCGCTCGGCGCC
- a CDS encoding sulfurtransferase, which produces MDVIITAEALAGALGGPTPPVLLDVRWSLAEPDGRPAYRAGHLPGAVFVELETELARPEHEPAEGRHPLPDEAAFTESMRRWGIRTGDAVVVYDDLGNQSAARAWWLLRHAGVADARLLDGGLAAWRAAGLPLETGDAVPTPGDATARYGHLPVVDIDGAERMPRSGVLLDARAAARYRGEVEPVDPIAGHVPGAASAPTAGNLDADGRFLPADALRARYEALGVVAGRPVAAYCGSGVTAAHAVAALAIAGFDAALYPGSWSQWANTPGRPVETGGA; this is translated from the coding sequence ATGGACGTGATCATCACCGCGGAGGCGCTCGCCGGGGCGCTCGGCGGGCCGACGCCGCCGGTGCTGCTCGACGTGCGCTGGAGCCTCGCCGAGCCCGACGGTCGGCCTGCGTACCGGGCGGGGCACCTCCCGGGCGCGGTCTTCGTCGAGCTCGAGACCGAGCTCGCGCGACCCGAGCACGAGCCGGCCGAGGGGCGCCACCCGCTGCCCGACGAAGCGGCGTTCACCGAGTCGATGCGCCGCTGGGGCATCCGCACGGGCGACGCCGTCGTGGTGTACGACGACCTCGGCAACCAGTCTGCGGCGCGCGCGTGGTGGCTCCTCCGGCACGCCGGTGTGGCCGACGCGCGCCTGCTCGACGGCGGACTCGCGGCCTGGCGCGCGGCCGGGCTCCCGCTCGAGACGGGCGACGCGGTACCGACGCCCGGCGACGCGACCGCCCGCTACGGGCACCTGCCGGTGGTCGACATCGACGGGGCCGAGCGGATGCCGCGGAGCGGCGTGCTCCTCGACGCGCGCGCCGCCGCCCGCTATCGCGGCGAGGTCGAGCCGGTCGATCCGATCGCGGGACACGTGCCCGGCGCGGCATCCGCCCCCACCGCCGGCAACCTCGACGCCGACGGCCGATTCCTCCCGGCCGACGCGCTCCGCGCGCGCTACGAGGCCCTCGGCGTCGTTGCCGGGCGCCCCGTCGCCGCGTACTGCGGATCTGGCGTGACCGCGGCGCACGCCGTCGCCGCGCTGGCGATCGCGGGGTTCGATGCGGCCCTGTACCCCGGCTCGTGGAGCCAGTGGGCGAACACCCCCGGCCGCCCCGTGGAGACCGGCGGGGCGTAG
- a CDS encoding type II toxin-antitoxin system VapC family toxin, translated as MSVLDASAVLAFLHGEPGADVVEAELLGDGTCAVGAANWSEVAQKVAGRGGDWALARALLESYGTRVEPVTQEDAEHAATRWRAGSGLSLADRLCLALGRRLGADVLTADAAWGADPGIRQIR; from the coding sequence GTGAGCGTCCTCGACGCGTCCGCCGTGCTCGCGTTCCTGCACGGCGAGCCCGGGGCGGACGTCGTCGAGGCCGAGTTGCTCGGCGACGGCACCTGTGCGGTCGGCGCGGCGAACTGGTCGGAGGTCGCGCAGAAGGTGGCCGGTCGCGGCGGCGACTGGGCGCTTGCCCGCGCGCTGCTCGAGAGCTACGGAACGAGGGTCGAGCCGGTCACGCAGGAGGATGCCGAGCATGCCGCGACGCGCTGGCGCGCCGGCTCGGGCCTCTCGCTCGCCGATCGCCTCTGCCTCGCGCTCGGCCGCCGCCTCGGCGCGGACGTGCTCACCGCCGATGCCGCGTGGGGCGCCGACCCGGGCATCCGCCAGATCCGCTGA
- a CDS encoding AbrB/MazE/SpoVT family DNA-binding domain-containing protein: MTTTHYSTLGDRGRFVIPAELRAHQGWEQGTPLLLIETDRGVVLATREQVKRLLREQLAGTSLVEELLADRRASARAEDTA, translated from the coding sequence ATGACGACCACGCACTACTCGACGCTCGGTGATCGCGGCCGGTTCGTGATCCCCGCCGAGCTGCGCGCCCATCAGGGCTGGGAGCAGGGCACGCCGCTGCTGCTCATCGAGACGGATCGGGGCGTGGTCCTGGCGACCCGCGAGCAGGTGAAGCGGCTGCTGCGCGAGCAGCTCGCCGGGACGAGCCTCGTCGAGGAACTCCTCGCCGACCGGCGGGCCTCAGCACGCGCGGAAGACACGGCGTGA
- a CDS encoding class I SAM-dependent methyltransferase — protein sequence MGEAATTPAYAESFAEAADDFGVLGPQLWEPVSTATIVRTRPMPGERVLDACCGDGASALPTAELVGPEGHVDAVDAARAMIDRLVTRAGGDLPQLHPHVGDVLEWDEDGYDLVQCVLGVFFFDDPRAGARHLVELARPGGRVGLTVWAPGAIDALAEVLFEALLPHRPELADLDPDDASPVMRSAATPGALAVWMTGLGLVQVRADAVPRTLELTPELAWGFARGTGMRALFGDLGEETVEEVRTAYLAALAEREIERVDVGTLVGVGRRPE from the coding sequence ATGGGGGAAGCGGCGACGACGCCTGCGTACGCCGAGTCATTCGCCGAGGCGGCGGACGATTTCGGGGTGCTCGGGCCGCAATTGTGGGAACCGGTCTCGACCGCGACGATCGTGCGCACGAGGCCGATGCCGGGCGAGCGCGTGCTCGACGCGTGCTGCGGCGACGGGGCGTCGGCCCTGCCGACGGCCGAGCTCGTGGGCCCGGAGGGGCACGTCGACGCGGTCGATGCCGCCCGGGCGATGATCGACCGGCTGGTCACGCGCGCGGGGGGAGACCTGCCGCAGCTGCATCCGCACGTCGGCGACGTGCTGGAGTGGGACGAGGACGGGTACGACCTCGTGCAGTGCGTGCTCGGCGTGTTCTTCTTCGACGACCCTCGCGCCGGTGCGCGGCACCTGGTCGAACTCGCACGGCCCGGTGGGCGCGTGGGGCTCACGGTGTGGGCGCCCGGCGCCATCGACGCGCTCGCGGAGGTGCTGTTCGAGGCGCTCCTTCCGCACCGGCCCGAGCTCGCCGACCTCGACCCCGACGACGCCTCGCCGGTCATGCGCTCGGCCGCGACGCCGGGCGCCCTCGCGGTGTGGATGACCGGGCTCGGCCTGGTGCAGGTGCGCGCCGACGCGGTGCCGCGCACGCTCGAGCTCACGCCCGAACTCGCCTGGGGCTTCGCCCGCGGCACGGGCATGCGGGCGCTCTTCGGCGACCTCGGCGAGGAGACGGTCGAGGAGGTGCGCACCGCCTACCTCGCGGCGCTCGCCGAGCGCGAGATCGAGCGTGTCGACGTCGGCACGCTCGTCGGGGTGGGCCGCCGTCCCGAGTGA
- a CDS encoding FKBP-type peptidyl-prolyl cis-trans isomerase, with the protein MHRTLRRAAPIALLSASALLLAGCAAADETEPDATTEAGGCLEVASGAESDSVTVSGDFGVEPTTEFDVPLDADELQRTIVEEGDGDATEIGDAVTAQISVFSGSTGDLAFSQEATLTVADASIFPAFLAGIDCLPVGTRTVTIAPSDELFGDEGNADIGIAGGDTVVIVTDLVDRIEPAVPQDWTEDVPDVSFDDAGVPTVTLPDTDPSDDLLIAVLEEGDGAEVGEGDTVTVQYQGISWDTGEVFDQSYGGDPISFSTAGVIEGFGAALVGQTVGTQLIVTIPPRYAYGEEGAGQELSGQTLVFLIDIEDTAPAAG; encoded by the coding sequence ATGCATCGCACCCTGCGCCGTGCCGCACCCATCGCACTGCTCTCCGCCTCCGCCCTGCTGCTCGCCGGCTGCGCGGCGGCCGACGAGACCGAGCCCGACGCCACGACCGAGGCCGGCGGGTGCCTCGAGGTCGCCTCCGGCGCCGAGAGCGATTCCGTCACCGTCTCGGGCGACTTCGGCGTGGAGCCCACGACCGAGTTCGACGTGCCGCTCGACGCCGACGAGCTGCAGCGCACCATCGTCGAGGAGGGCGACGGCGACGCGACCGAGATCGGCGACGCCGTGACCGCCCAGATCAGCGTGTTCTCGGGGAGCACCGGCGACCTCGCGTTCTCGCAGGAGGCCACGCTGACCGTCGCCGACGCGTCGATCTTCCCGGCGTTCCTCGCCGGCATCGACTGCCTGCCGGTCGGCACCCGCACCGTCACCATCGCGCCGAGCGACGAGCTCTTCGGCGACGAGGGCAACGCCGACATCGGCATCGCGGGCGGCGACACGGTCGTCATCGTGACCGACTTGGTCGACCGCATCGAGCCCGCGGTGCCGCAGGACTGGACCGAGGACGTGCCCGACGTGTCGTTCGACGACGCGGGCGTGCCGACCGTAACCCTGCCCGACACCGACCCGTCGGACGACCTGCTCATCGCCGTGCTCGAGGAGGGCGACGGCGCCGAGGTCGGCGAGGGCGACACCGTCACCGTGCAGTACCAGGGCATCAGCTGGGACACCGGCGAGGTCTTCGACCAGAGCTACGGCGGCGACCCGATCAGCTTCAGCACCGCCGGCGTCATCGAGGGCTTCGGCGCCGCGCTCGTCGGCCAGACCGTCGGCACGCAGCTGATCGTCACCATCCCGCCGCGCTACGCCTACGGCGAGGAGGGCGCCGGCCAGGAGCTCTCGGGCCAGACGCTCGTCTTCCTGATCGACATCGAGGACACCGCGCCCGCGGCGGGCTGA
- the vapC gene encoding type II toxin-antitoxin system VapC family toxin, whose translation MALLVDTSVWSLALRRDRPERVPEVDALLAALRGAEIVSTTGVILQELLHGVLPAAARAQIIERFAYVPMLHPDRDDHVAAAELRNTCRRGGVQLGTIDALIAQLAIRHGHVVLTTDRDFVHASAHVDLRVWTA comes from the coding sequence ATGGCCCTGCTGGTCGACACGAGCGTCTGGTCGCTCGCGCTGCGCCGCGACCGCCCGGAGCGGGTCCCCGAGGTCGACGCGCTGCTCGCCGCACTCAGGGGAGCGGAGATCGTCTCGACGACCGGCGTCATCCTGCAGGAGCTGCTCCACGGCGTCCTCCCAGCGGCGGCACGCGCGCAGATCATCGAGCGCTTCGCATACGTACCGATGCTGCACCCCGACCGGGACGACCATGTCGCCGCCGCGGAACTCCGCAACACCTGTCGTCGCGGTGGGGTGCAACTCGGCACGATCGACGCGCTCATCGCCCAGTTGGCGATCCGCCACGGCCACGTGGTCCTCACCACCGATCGCGACTTCGTCCACGCTTCGGCCCACGTCGACCTGCGGGTCTGGACGGCCTGA
- a CDS encoding type II toxin-antitoxin system VapB family antitoxin, with the protein MATNLAIDPELLDHALRVGGEHTKKATVTRALEEFIARREQARILDLIGAVEWDLEFDYKAERSR; encoded by the coding sequence ATGGCGACGAACCTGGCGATCGACCCCGAACTGCTCGACCACGCGTTGCGGGTGGGCGGCGAGCACACGAAGAAGGCCACCGTGACCCGGGCACTCGAGGAGTTCATCGCACGCCGCGAACAGGCGCGCATCCTCGACCTCATCGGCGCGGTCGAATGGGATCTCGAGTTCGACTACAAGGCCGAGCGCTCCCGCTGA
- a CDS encoding ECF transporter S component — protein sequence MRFTTRLLMTCAAIGAAGGLLLIPVNNAAAALAKVVPLAYAAGVGLYLLPFVIALALLRRPGVGVLTALIAGLVNVPFTPYGFSAVVTCLMIGIALEVPFLVSLYRYWKPWVFYVGAGAFAALYSTVSMRSLGVIDFAPAVQVVFVVLLVVSAVAATWLGRFIAARLEHTGVVRGLARPEPVRAPAEASADAIV from the coding sequence ATGCGCTTCACGACCCGCCTGCTGATGACCTGCGCCGCGATCGGCGCGGCCGGCGGCCTGCTGCTCATCCCCGTCAACAACGCCGCCGCCGCACTCGCGAAGGTCGTGCCGCTCGCCTACGCGGCGGGCGTGGGCCTCTACCTGCTGCCGTTCGTGATCGCGCTCGCGCTGCTGCGCCGCCCCGGCGTGGGCGTGCTCACCGCGCTCATCGCCGGGCTCGTCAACGTGCCGTTCACGCCCTACGGGTTCTCGGCCGTGGTCACGTGCCTCATGATCGGCATCGCGCTGGAGGTCCCGTTCCTCGTGAGCCTCTACCGCTACTGGAAGCCGTGGGTCTTCTACGTCGGCGCCGGCGCGTTCGCCGCGCTCTACTCGACCGTGTCGATGCGCAGCCTCGGCGTGATCGACTTCGCGCCCGCCGTGCAGGTCGTCTTCGTCGTACTGCTCGTCGTGAGCGCGGTCGCCGCGACCTGGCTCGGACGGTTCATCGCCGCGCGCCTCGAGCACACCGGCGTCGTGCGCGGGCTCGCGCGACCCGAGCCGGTTCGGGCGCCGGCCGAGGCATCCGCCGACGCCATCGTCTGA
- a CDS encoding energy-coupling factor transporter transmembrane component T family protein, protein MSAPSTNPAGTAASVAPGHDDGLGTASAGRRGRGEGVRIDPFAPKPPAPAWRFLHHLNPLAKVAAPLPVMLLIIFTRGIAIPLAFIVLVVVLLLVGARLSGRLTAALVVGLPVVIALMGVSFGLWVDASRIDQGSPAASVVLLEIGDWRFTLAAYLVGLATSLRIAALLALALLSGLTTSGPELVRSMVQQLRVPYRIGYTALAAFRFVPRFGHELEVIRQAHRVRGTDAGRGPVAAVRRTIGYAVPLLASAIRHAERVALAMDARAFGAHPTRTERYLVPWRARDTVFVVAFWAVAIALYWWGISSGLGTLTPSRSEITA, encoded by the coding sequence ATGAGCGCGCCCTCGACGAACCCGGCGGGCACCGCAGCGTCGGTCGCCCCCGGCCACGACGACGGGCTCGGCACCGCCTCGGCGGGTCGCCGCGGCCGCGGCGAGGGCGTGCGCATCGACCCGTTCGCTCCGAAGCCGCCCGCGCCGGCGTGGCGCTTCCTGCACCACCTCAACCCGCTCGCGAAGGTCGCCGCCCCCCTGCCGGTGATGCTGCTCATCATCTTCACGCGCGGCATCGCGATCCCGCTCGCGTTCATCGTGCTCGTCGTGGTGCTCCTGCTCGTGGGCGCGCGCCTCAGCGGCCGGCTCACCGCCGCGCTCGTGGTCGGGCTGCCGGTGGTGATCGCCCTGATGGGCGTGAGCTTCGGCCTCTGGGTCGACGCGTCGCGCATCGACCAGGGCTCGCCCGCGGCATCCGTCGTGCTGCTCGAGATCGGCGACTGGCGGTTCACGCTCGCCGCCTACCTGGTCGGCCTCGCCACGTCGCTGCGCATCGCCGCGCTGCTCGCCCTCGCGCTGCTGTCGGGCCTCACGACGTCGGGGCCCGAGCTCGTGCGCTCGATGGTGCAGCAGCTGCGCGTGCCGTACCGCATCGGCTACACCGCGCTGGCCGCGTTCCGGTTCGTTCCCCGGTTCGGCCACGAGCTCGAGGTGATCCGCCAGGCGCATCGGGTGCGGGGCACGGATGCCGGGCGCGGGCCGGTCGCCGCGGTGCGACGCACGATCGGCTACGCCGTGCCGCTGCTCGCGAGCGCCATCCGCCACGCCGAGCGCGTCGCCCTGGCGATGGACGCCCGCGCGTTCGGCGCGCACCCCACCCGCACGGAGCGCTACCTCGTGCCGTGGCGCGCACGCGACACCGTGTTCGTCGTCGCATTCTGGGCCGTCGCGATCGCCCTGTACTGGTGGGGCATCTCGTCGGGTCTCGGCACGCTGACGCCCAGCCGCTCCGAGATCACCGCCTGA
- a CDS encoding ABC transporter ATP-binding protein: MTQTPLLHLDRVSIRHDGAARATPDDVSFEVAPGEVVLILGPSGCGKSTLALALDGLVPHAVPATLEGTVRVAGLDTAEHPVGALSAHVAMVFQDPDAQVVTGTLLDEVCFGPENQLLPADEVLARGERALRRVGLWERRSENPDRLSGGGRQRLAIACALAMASPVLVLDEPTANLDPAGIDEVYAVLRELARDDRHAIVLVEHNLDQAVDLIDRVVVLDADGHVVVDGPAREVLAGRARELLDHGVWLPVSTLAAIRLADAGVPIDPLPLTPAELAAALDAVPELPAPLTDAAPVRASTRDPRPQVAARTAASDGPAIRARGLDVRRGGRRGPVVVHDVSLDVERGEFLAIVGTNGAGKTTLLQALAGVVVPPQGTVDVLGLDPARTDARTLARSIGFVFQNPEHQFLAHTAADELDHGLRVQGVPEEERAPRVDEMLERFGLAEHREQHPFLLSGGQKRRLSVGTALIAGAPVLALDEPTFGQDRERAAELLGMLADLNAVGTTVIVVTHDLQLVADYATRVAVMRDGRILGHGPTGAVLAGPLIDEAGLRHPPLARATRALTRHPDWHGVSRIAQLPVAAPGRAASARRGGAGQQGTPATGDTAGSGASDRIGANR, encoded by the coding sequence ATGACCCAGACGCCTCTGCTGCACCTCGACCGCGTGTCCATCCGGCACGACGGCGCGGCCCGCGCGACGCCGGACGACGTCTCCTTCGAGGTCGCGCCGGGCGAGGTCGTGCTCATCCTGGGGCCGAGCGGATGCGGCAAGTCGACGCTCGCCCTCGCGCTCGACGGGCTCGTGCCGCACGCGGTGCCAGCGACCCTCGAGGGCACGGTGCGCGTCGCCGGGCTCGACACCGCCGAGCACCCGGTGGGTGCGCTGAGCGCGCACGTCGCGATGGTGTTCCAGGACCCGGACGCCCAGGTCGTCACCGGCACCCTGCTCGACGAGGTGTGCTTCGGCCCCGAGAACCAGCTGCTGCCCGCCGACGAGGTGCTCGCCCGCGGCGAGCGGGCGCTGCGACGCGTCGGGCTCTGGGAGCGGCGCAGCGAGAACCCCGACCGCCTCTCGGGCGGGGGCCGGCAGCGCCTCGCGATCGCGTGCGCGCTCGCGATGGCGAGCCCCGTGCTCGTGCTCGACGAGCCGACCGCGAACCTCGACCCGGCCGGCATCGACGAGGTCTACGCCGTGCTGCGCGAGCTCGCGCGCGACGACCGGCACGCCATCGTGCTCGTCGAGCACAACCTCGACCAGGCGGTCGACCTGATCGACCGGGTCGTCGTGCTCGACGCCGACGGGCACGTCGTCGTTGACGGACCCGCACGCGAGGTGCTCGCCGGGCGGGCGCGCGAACTGCTCGACCACGGCGTGTGGCTGCCGGTCTCCACGCTCGCGGCGATCCGCCTCGCCGACGCGGGCGTGCCCATCGACCCGCTCCCACTGACCCCCGCGGAGCTGGCCGCCGCCCTCGACGCGGTGCCCGAGCTTCCCGCACCGCTGACGGATGCCGCGCCGGTGCGCGCCTCGACGCGCGACCCGCGCCCGCAGGTCGCCGCCCGCACCGCGGCGTCCGACGGCCCCGCCATCCGCGCACGCGGACTCGACGTGCGCCGGGGCGGCAGGCGCGGCCCCGTCGTCGTGCACGACGTGTCGCTCGACGTCGAGCGCGGCGAGTTCCTCGCGATCGTCGGCACCAACGGCGCGGGCAAGACCACGCTGCTGCAGGCCCTCGCCGGCGTCGTCGTGCCGCCGCAGGGCACCGTCGACGTGCTCGGACTCGACCCCGCGCGCACCGATGCGCGCACGCTCGCCCGCAGCATCGGTTTCGTCTTCCAGAACCCCGAGCACCAGTTCCTCGCCCACACGGCGGCCGACGAGCTCGACCACGGGCTGCGCGTGCAGGGCGTGCCCGAGGAGGAGCGCGCGCCGCGCGTCGACGAGATGCTCGAGCGGTTCGGACTCGCGGAGCACCGCGAGCAGCATCCGTTCCTGCTGTCGGGCGGGCAGAAGCGCCGCCTCTCGGTCGGCACCGCGCTCATCGCCGGGGCGCCGGTGCTCGCCCTCGACGAGCCCACCTTCGGCCAGGACCGGGAGCGCGCCGCCGAGCTGCTCGGCATGCTCGCCGACCTGAACGCCGTCGGCACCACGGTCATCGTGGTCACCCACGACCTGCAGCTCGTCGCCGACTACGCCACGCGGGTGGCGGTCATGCGCGACGGGCGCATCCTCGGGCACGGTCCGACGGGCGCCGTGCTCGCCGGTCCGCTCATCGACGAGGCCGGGCTGCGGCACCCGCCGCTCGCGCGCGCGACCCGCGCGCTGACCCGCCACCCCGACTGGCACGGTGTGAGCCGCATCGCGCAGCTGCCGGTGGCCGCTCCCGGGCGGGCGGCGAGCGCACGGCGCGGCGGGGCCGGCCAGCAGGGCACGCCGGCGACGGGCGACACGGCCGGCTCCGGGGCATCCGACCGCATCGGGGCGAACCGATGA